Proteins encoded in a region of the Apostichopus japonicus isolate 1M-3 chromosome 19, ASM3797524v1, whole genome shotgun sequence genome:
- the LOC139959773 gene encoding fibroblast growth factor receptor-like, giving the protein MMFSWCPPIQVNQMRSLSRYKVQLHTIDGDLLLNDSIQHESDNETYYWRATSPEIQEGNQYKLTIVPYLSGTYGDEPGRLFTQSFAAMIFKEETTVDPEGAVTSTVSLNRNNAPVRSKDPPPGQPPNLHPHSPTASFPTTVIAVVLLVGLAVVVVIICTVCILWTRTRRRETNDRLENLHLEQMYQEKAIEKTREIDPILKDKEISHDQVIIEHKLGEGEFGLVHIGKATGMKNKVDDVVVAIKTTKVGAFDDVKEDLLNEMKLIAELGDHVNILCLLACCSMNEPFYLITEYMKYGDLLGFLRECRRTENSEKDQIYSVQEKQQFISCS; this is encoded by the exons ATGATGTTCAGCTGGTGTCCACCAATACAGGTCAACCAAATGAGGTCGCTATCGCGATATAAAGTACAGCTTCATACGATTGATGGAGATTTGTTATTGAATGATAGCATTCAACATGAATCCGAT AACGAAACTTACTATTGGAGAGCCACTAGCCCAGAAATTCAAGAAGGCAACCAATACAAACTAACG ATCGTTCCATACCTCTCGGGTACATATGGAGATGAACCGGGAAGACTTTTTACACAATCGTTTGCGGCCATGATTTTTAAAGAAG AGACTACAGTCGATCCAGAAGGTGCCGTGACATCAACCGTTTCATTAAATAGAAACAATGCTCCTGTACGGTCTAAAGATCCGCCACCCGGTCAGCCTCCGAACTTACATCCGCATTCACCGACTGCGAGCTTCCCTACCACCGTAATTGCTGTGGTGCTACTTGTTGGTCTAGCAGTAGTAGTTGTGataatatgtactgtatgtatccTGTGGACTAGAACCCGAAGACGAGAGACTAACGATCGTCTGGAAAATCTCCATCTTGAACAAATGTACCAAGAGAAAGCCATAG AAAAGACCCGAGAGATTGACCCGATATTGAAAGATAAAGAAATTAGCCACGATCAAGTCATAATCGAGCACAAGCTAGGAGAAGGTGAATTCGGTTTGGTGCATATCGGCAAGGCCACCGGCATGAAGAATAAAGTTGATGATGTTGTAGTCGCCATCAAGACAACGAAAG TCGGAGCATTTGATGACGTGAAGGAGGACCTgttgaatgaaatgaaactcATCGCAGAGCTTGGCGACCATGTCAACATCCTTTGTCTTCTTGCTTGCTGCTCAATGAATGAACCGTTCTACCTAATAACAGAATATATGAAGTATGGTGACTTGCTGGGCTTCTTACGGGAGTGCAGAAGG ACAGAAAACTCAGAGAAAGACCAAATCTACTCTGTACAGGAGAAACAACAGTTTATAAGTTGCTCGTGA